One genomic region from Nilaparvata lugens isolate BPH chromosome 3, ASM1435652v1, whole genome shotgun sequence encodes:
- the LOC120350214 gene encoding uncharacterized protein LOC120350214 yields MADICNVCLKSLKNVKVKVLCSDCNKSFHGKCVNLSADDVNYLSDQGDVWRCTPCSQLRRKSMVLESKSTVTYDDIFKLVNELKEDIKRVETSLGTSLNSCHEELAETKKIVQDQKEEITKLVETINELRGENNGLRKQISDLQLRVDEAEQYSRRNTIEIHGVPVQKGENVVTIVKDIGRSLGFPVNDSMIDACHRLRSKVGSGRHPGIIVRMVRRLDAEELLQKRRVKRNFNTHDIGLTAKPAEPVYLNECLSPARRTLFSAARKVKNEKNYSYLWVRGGKIFLRKEQGLSVITVTKMEDLEKL; encoded by the coding sequence ATGGCCGATATCTGCAACGTATGTCTAAAGTCACTTAAGAACGTGAAAGTGAAAGTGTTGTGTAGTGACTGCAATAAGAGTTTTCATGGGAAGTGCGTCAACCTATCCGCCGACGACGTGAACTACTTGTCGGATCAGGGCGACGTGTGGCGATGCACGCCGTGCTCCCAGCTGCGACGCAAGAGTATGGTGCTCGAATCCAAATCCACTGTCACATATGATGACATTTTTAAACTAGTCAACGAGCTCAAGGAAGATATCAAGCGTGTGGAAACTAGTCTCGGCACTTCGTTAAACTCCTGTCACGAAGAGCTAGCTGAAACTAAAAAAATCGTACAGGACCAGAAGGAGGAAATCACGAAGTTAGTCGAAACAATTAATGAGCTTCGAGGTGAAAATAATGGACTTCGTAAGCAGATTTCTGATCTCCAGTTGAGGGTCGACGAGGCTGAGCAGTATTCGCGACGCAATACAATCGAAATTCACGGCGTACCAGTGCAGaaaggagaaaatgttgtcaccATAGTCAAAGATATTGGCCGATCGCTTGGTTTCCCGGTGAATGATTCTATGATAGACGCCTGTCATCGCCTGCGTTCCAAGGTGGGTTCCGGAAGGCATCCTGGCATTATAGTCAGGATGGTAAGGAGGCTGGATGCAGAAGAGCTGCTGCAGAAACGACGGGTGAAGCGTAATTTCAACACGCACGACATCGGTCTGACGGCGAAGCCAGCGGAGCCGGTCTACCTGAATGAGTGCCTATCACCAGCCCGACGTACCTTGTTCAGTGCGGCTCGGAAagtgaagaatgaaaagaacTATAGCTATTTATGGGTTAGAGgtggaaaaatttttcttcggAAAGAACAGGGTTTATCTGTGATCACGGTCACGAAAATGGAAGATCTAGAAAAACTGTAA